The nucleotide sequence TAAAGTCCGTAACAGTCAGTACATAAGAAAATCGCCCAGGTTCCTCAGCAATAAATGTTGGGATACTATCATCTGGTTCATGAATATAACCTATATGGCTATCCTCATTGTTCGAAGCCCAGCTAAATCCTAAGTTGCCTGACGCACCAATTACAACTACAGGGAGTTCCCTTTCTTCATCTCTACACATGTGCAGGTATGATGGGATATTTATTTCTGGCGAAACCATATTAATACTGATGGATTCAACAGCATCACATCTACCTAAAGAGTCTACCACCCAAACATAATAAGTAATATCTCGAGTGATGTGAACTTCAGGGTTAGCTATTAAAGTATCGTTATTCACGAAACCTACAGCCGGATCTTCAAAGAACTGAGAAGAAGACCATCTGTAACCATACTCCCCTGAGCCAGTACCATCTTCTACAAATACCTCTAGCTGAACTGTATCTCTGCTACAAGCATTCATAGAACTATTCTCTAGATAAATGCTAGGTTGAGGGCTTATAGTTACTGTAGTGGATTGTGGTACCGGGGTAGCACAATCATTGTCTGTCACTTCAATTGCCTCAATATGTAAAAGCTCCTGAGTCGTTCTATCATTCATTGGAGAAAAGACCACTGTAAGTTCATTATTATCAATGGTATACTCAATTGAAGTTTCCGAGTCGTCAACAGTCCATTCATAAGTAGAATTATTCAGTCCCCCTCTCATCTCATAAACCATTTCAGAACCATAGCAAACCCTAGATGGACCACTTAAAGTAGCTGTAGGAGCCCTATTAACGGTAACACTCATGCTTACAGATTCTAAAGCGACACAACCATGCTCATTGGTTTCCAATACAGAAATAGATCCACTGTTGCTGCCAAAGTTTACATTGATAGCGTTTGTTCCATTTCCAGATCCAATCGAAGACCCAGAAGGAACTGTCCACTCATAAGTAGAAGTAGCTGGGCCACTAAATTCATAAAGAATATCTTCAGAGTTTTCACACACAGGATTATCCCCAGAGATAGAGCCACCTGAAGGGCGGTTGTTAACCACAACCTCTTTTTCAGCTTCTGCCCTTGAAGTACAGCCAGCTTCGTTGGTCTCTACTATAGTAATAAGTCCAGTTTCTGCATCTTCACCAAAATTGACAGAAATAGTTGGTCCATCTTCACCACCTTCAAAAGATGCTCCACCCGGAAGCGTCCAAGTATAAGTAGATCCATCGGTAGCAGGTTCAACAGAGTAGTCATGTTCAGAGCTGTTACAAACAGGGCTTGTTCCAACAATTTCTATGTCACCAGGCCTTTCATCAACACTTACCTCAAAAGTACCAGGTTCTGAAGACTCACAACCATACTGGTTGGTAGCGTTAACAGAAATGTTTACTGTGCCACCGCCATCAGGGAAGTTTACAGTTACAGAACTAGAACCTTGCCCAGAAGCAATATCAGCAACTTCAGCCAACCAATCATACGTGACACCTTCTTGAGCATTACTTACCTCAAACTCTACCTCTTCAGTATCTTCACAGATTGATTCAGGTCCTTCAACAATAGCAACCACAGGGTTCTCTCTAACAATGATTTCAATTTCATTATCCGAAGAAGTTTGACACTCCGTAATTTCATTAATAATAATGGCTCCGTAAGTTCCAGCTTCAGTTACCGTCAAGTCTATTTCATCGCCTTCGAAGTCTTCCCCGTTTTTCGACCAGCTATAAAGCAAACCTTCTTCACTTGATCCAATGCTAATTACTGCCGACTCGCCTTCGCAGAATTCAGCATCTGGATCAACAGTCAACTCAAAAGGGTCAGGGTTCATATGCATTACCACATCTACTTCATCATCATCAAAACACCCATCAGCATTAACAGCTTCTACCCTGTATCTACCTCCTAAGCTTGCAGTATATTCTCCCGCGTCAATGTTTAAGTCTTCGTTGTCACGGAACCATGCATAAGTGTTTCCATCTGTACCATTAGTAATGGCTACAAGATCTACAGTTTCACCTTCACAGAACTCCGCATCAGAAAGGTCAATATTTACAAACTCTTCTCTTTCGAAAGATACATCGGTAGAGTCTTCATTAACACAACCCTCAGCACTGGTTACAGTAACATTAAATGATGCAGATTCAGTCTCCTCGTAAATATTGTTTAACGGTGCCGTAATTGGCTGTCCGTTCCTAATCCAGTCAATAGTGCCATCACCTTCTGCTATGATTTCTATCGTAGAACCTTCGCAAGCAATATGATCTCCACTAGGCGTAAGGGAAATATCTGGGATTTGATGTACTACAACTTCAATCTCATTGTTAGATGAGGTGTTACACCCAGTGCTTTCATATTCAATAACTGCACTATAAAAACCTTCTTCGCTAACAACTAGCTCTATTTCATCATCGTCAAGTTCTTGTCCATTTTTAATCCATCTAAAAAGCAGGTCGTCTTCATTAGAAGAAATAATCAAAGTAGTAGAGTCGCCTTCGCAAAATGCACTTCCGGGATCAGCAGTAATTTCAAAAACTTCCGGGTTGTCGTTCATGAAAATTTCGGTTTCGGCATCATCCGTACACCCCTCTTCCATAACTATAACAACGCTATAAACACCCGGCTGCGTAGCATAAAGTACTGACTCTGTTTCCCCTTCTATTTCCTCACCATCAAAATACCAAGTATATTCAACCCCTGAATTTGGCTCAGCTTCTAGCAGCAAAGAATCACCTTCGCAGAAAAACTCTCCGTCAGGCAAGTTTACTTCTGCAAATTCGGTCGGTAGTATGATTACATTTGCTGTATCAGAGTTTTCACATTCGTGTATATCGGTCAACACAACTTGATAAATACCACTGTCACTGGCAATATATGAATCACCGTCAATATCGGGTCTAGCTTCGCCATCAAAGAACCACTCCAAAGTACCCTCATCCCCTTCTACTAATAACTCAACACTACCACCTTCACAAATTTCAATATCGCCATTTGGTGTTATGCTAACATTAGGGAGCGGTTTAACTTCAAATTCCAGTGTAATAAAATTAGACGTATCACACTCACTAGCCCAAGCAGCATAGAAAGTAGTAGATTCTTCTGGTGCGGTAATTTCTAAAGAAATTCCAGATCCTAACAAAACTCCGCCGTCTTCAGGGTTGCCATCATACCAAACAATTTCCTCGTCTACTCTGTCTTCATCAGGAGATGATAGGGTAATAGTTCCATCATATCCAAAGCAAACATACTCATCAGAAATTTCCACCTCCACAACATCCTCAGGTGTAGCACATATTCTTGTACAATATGAAAACTCTGAAGTATTATATGGCTCTGTAGTATTATTTTCTGATACAGTCACCACTATTTCTTTTTCGTCAATATCTCCTATGTTCAAAGGAGAGAATCCGCTGGTAATAAAGGTTTTTCCTTGCAACCTTCTTTTTTCATCATCATCTTCAAGAAGATCTTCATCGCATTGCAAGCACTCTCCTGTTTCGTAGACTTCAATATATGATCCTTCAGGGCCAGTAAGTACTACTTCCCTATCAGCATTATATGACATTTCCACTACGCCTCCATTGCCATAGCCACTAGCATAGTTCTCATTACCAACACCGTTCAATTCAATTCCCCTTAAAGCATTACAGAAAATACTGTTTCTATGGATGGCATTGTCCAGCGAGGCTTCATCCAAAATAGCAATACCATTTTCTCCATTGTAAGCGATAGTATTTCCTTGGTTATCATCTGTACCACCCAGTAAGTTTCCGACACTTCCATCACCTGAGTCTTCATCAGCCATTAACCTTATACCATCTTGGCCGTTTCCTAACTGCGTAGAACCGTCTGCACCAACACCTATATAATTATTAAAAATACTGTTATTTTCACCATTAGCGATAAGTATACCGTTCTCAGTATTAGAAGAAATGATATTTGGAACAGCCCCACCGATCAAGTTTTCTGTAGCACCTCCCGCTATGATAATACCATCTGTTTGATTAGGAAGGGCTGTATTACCGCTGTTGTCGACACCTATGTAGTTATTAATAATGTGGTTTTCTGAAGGAGGGTTATTCCCGAATTCATGCCTGAAAACCACACCGGCATAGTTACCAGAGATAAGGTTTCTCTCTCCTTCTTCTGTCCCCCCGATAATATTCTCACTAGAACCATGCTGGATACCAACACCACCACCTTCTTCCCCGTCCATCAACCCGTTACCGGCAACGGTAGAACCATCTTCCAGCACACCAATATAGTTACCTATAATCCTGTTTCCTGTTGATTGAGTCGGATAGTCTTCAGGCCAAAAATTTGACTGAAGAAATACCCCCCAAGTATTATTAACAATAACATTTCTCAGTTCACTGGTAGAACCACCTATTATATTGTCTTTTGCACCCAAAAAGGATACACCATCTTGGGCATTTCCGATATTAGAAACTCCGTCGGCACCAAGTCCAATATAATTCGCTGTAACACGGTTAGAATGACACTCGCCTTCTTTAAACAAGACACCGTGGCTCCTAAAATCAGGATCCCAGAAGCCATTACCACCTATGACATTCCTATAAGTCGCATCATCACCACCAACAACGTTATTGGCACAAGTACCATTACCCATCGACTCCATTTTAATACCACTATACAAGTTACCCATCCTGTTGTCAACTCCGGTTGAGCTACCTGTAATATCTGTACCTATATAGTTTCCACTTATAGTTGAATTGTTAACATTAACAAAGTAAATACCACTCTGGTTGTTCCTGTCATAAGTATCGTTAGGACCTTCAATAGCGTGTGTTGCACCACCATTACCAGATATCAAGTTTCTTTCTTCTTCAGTATTACCACCTATTCTATGGTTATTAGAGTCGTCAATACGAATACCTCCTGAAAGGTTAGGAATCCTGTCCATTCCTTCAGCGTTAGTACCTACTTTATTGCCAGTAATTACAGACCCTCCTGAATTCCCAGACATTCTAATACCAACACCATTATTACCAGATACTACGTTATTATGGATAAGCAACGAACTAGCACCATCTACACGGATACCCGCATGGTTTTGCACTTCCGTTCCGTTTGCACGGGCTTCCGTACCTTCTAAATTAGTACCAATGTAATTGTTTATGACTTGGTTATTTGCTCCTGCGCCGTCAAAAAATATACCGAACTCACCGCAATTAGCTATAATATTCCTTTCTTCAGGTTCATCGCCACCTATTATATTAGAAGAGGTACCACCTCTTACAAAAACACCTACACCCGTAAGCCTGCTATTGTTAGCAGTAGAGTTGCCATCTACCCCTAAGCCAAAAAAGTTGCCCTGAACAATATTTTCATTCCGCTGATTGATCCTAATTCCATGTTGCAAGTTTTGAAATGCCAAGCCACGTATCGTTGCCCTGGTGCCGTTCAGGTCAAAAGCGGTACCACCACCATTGCCGCGAATAACAACTATAGGCGTACCATCATAACCAGGCTGTGTTGTCGCATCTATAATTACACTACTATTACCCCAAAGGTTATAAGCTTCACCAATATTAATCACATGAGGCCCACCGCCAGGTATATTAAAATTAATAGTATGACTGCCACCACCTGGAGGAGGTCCTTCATTAATTGCTTGCTGAATGCACCAAGCTAAACTTCCATTAGTCCCACCCCCGGGCTCAGTATTAGTAACAGTGTAGGTTTCCTGTGCAATAGACGCAGAAGTAAAAAACGACAATGTTACAATCGTCA is from Cytophagaceae bacterium ABcell3 and encodes:
- a CDS encoding gliding motility-associated C-terminal domain-containing protein produces the protein MKNLLLFLSGFSNLPMMTVLRLMTIVTLSFFTSASIAQETYTVTNTEPGGGTNGSLAWCIQQAINEGPPPGGGSHTINFNIPGGGPHVINIGEAYNLWGNSSVIIDATTQPGYDGTPIVVIRGNGGGTAFDLNGTRATIRGLAFQNLQHGIRINQRNENIVQGNFFGLGVDGNSTANNSRLTGVGVFVRGGTSSNIIGGDEPEERNIIANCGEFGIFFDGAGANNQVINNYIGTNLEGTEARANGTEVQNHAGIRVDGASSLLIHNNVVSGNNGVGIRMSGNSGGSVITGNKVGTNAEGMDRIPNLSGGIRIDDSNNHRIGGNTEEERNLISGNGGATHAIEGPNDTYDRNNQSGIYFVNVNNSTISGNYIGTDITGSSTGVDNRMGNLYSGIKMESMGNGTCANNVVGGDDATYRNVIGGNGFWDPDFRSHGVLFKEGECHSNRVTANYIGLGADGVSNIGNAQDGVSFLGAKDNIIGGSTSELRNVIVNNTWGVFLQSNFWPEDYPTQSTGNRIIGNYIGVLEDGSTVAGNGLMDGEEGGGVGIQHGSSENIIGGTEEGERNLISGNYAGVVFRHEFGNNPPSENHIINNYIGVDNSGNTALPNQTDGIIIAGGATENLIGGAVPNIISSNTENGILIANGENNSIFNNYIGVGADGSTQLGNGQDGIRLMADEDSGDGSVGNLLGGTDDNQGNTIAYNGENGIAILDEASLDNAIHRNSIFCNALRGIELNGVGNENYASGYGNGGVVEMSYNADREVVLTGPEGSYIEVYETGECLQCDEDLLEDDDEKRRLQGKTFITSGFSPLNIGDIDEKEIVVTVSENNTTEPYNTSEFSYCTRICATPEDVVEVEISDEYVCFGYDGTITLSSPDEDRVDEEIVWYDGNPEDGGVLLGSGISLEITAPEESTTFYAAWASECDTSNFITLEFEVKPLPNVSITPNGDIEICEGGSVELLVEGDEGTLEWFFDGEARPDIDGDSYIASDSGIYQVVLTDIHECENSDTANVIILPTEFAEVNLPDGEFFCEGDSLLLEAEPNSGVEYTWYFDGEEIEGETESVLYATQPGVYSVVIVMEEGCTDDAETEIFMNDNPEVFEITADPGSAFCEGDSTTLIISSNEDDLLFRWIKNGQELDDDEIELVVSEEGFYSAVIEYESTGCNTSSNNEIEVVVHQIPDISLTPSGDHIACEGSTIEIIAEGDGTIDWIRNGQPITAPLNNIYEETESASFNVTVTSAEGCVNEDSTDVSFEREEFVNIDLSDAEFCEGETVDLVAITNGTDGNTYAWFRDNEDLNIDAGEYTASLGGRYRVEAVNADGCFDDDEVDVVMHMNPDPFELTVDPDAEFCEGESAVISIGSSEEGLLYSWSKNGEDFEGDEIDLTVTEAGTYGAIIINEITECQTSSDNEIEIIVRENPVVAIVEGPESICEDTEEVEFEVSNAQEGVTYDWLAEVADIASGQGSSSVTVNFPDGGGTVNISVNATNQYGCESSEPGTFEVSVDERPGDIEIVGTSPVCNSSEHDYSVEPATDGSTYTWTLPGGASFEGGEDGPTISVNFGEDAETGLITIVETNEAGCTSRAEAEKEVVVNNRPSGGSISGDNPVCENSEDILYEFSGPATSTYEWTVPSGSSIGSGNGTNAINVNFGSNSGSISVLETNEHGCVALESVSMSVTVNRAPTATLSGPSRVCYGSEMVYEMRGGLNNSTYEWTVDDSETSIEYTIDNNELTVVFSPMNDRTTQELLHIEAIEVTDNDCATPVPQSTTVTISPQPSIYLENSSMNACSRDTVQLEVFVEDGTGSGEYGYRWSSSQFFEDPAVGFVNNDTLIANPEVHITRDITYYVWVVDSLGRCDAVESISINMVSPEINIPSYLHMCRDEERELPVVVIGASGNLGFSWASNNEDSHIGYIHEPDDSIPTFIAEEPGRFSYVLTVTDFNFNCALSDTIEIYVTEPPVVELESSVDTVCAGTRADIIATAYGDHAPDFRYYWYEHEDIRLFDDPTFHNKVPVTPSEITYYTVIAVDTMGCRGSDTTGIVAMSEQDLVLPNLFTPNGDGLNDTYVIKDAHGYDMFEGARIEVYNRWGKLVYESEDYDNSWDGENLSDGVYYYNLKPSCGEKTFKGWVQLMR